GCTACCTCGCGCGGCTCTGGGAGCAGATCCGCAAGCGCGCCGAGCGTTCGGGCGCTCCCGCCCTCCTGCACCGCGACCTCGACCTGACGCTCCGGGCCGCGCGCGACATCTTCGCCCAGGAGTTCTCCGTCCTCTGGGTCGACGACGACGAGGAGTACCGGCGCATCGTCGAGTTCCTCGACCAGGTGCAGCCGAACCTCGTCGCCAAGGTGAAGCTCTACAGGAAGTCGAGCCCCCTCTTCGAGGAGCTCGGCGTCGAGCAGGAGATCGAGAACGCCCTCAAGTCGAAGGTCTGGCTCAAGTCGGGCGGCTACATCGTCATCAACCAGACCGAGGCGCTCGTGGCCATCGACGTGAACACGGGCAAGTACATCGGCAAGAAGCGGCTCGAGGACACGGTCCTGCGCACGAACATGGAGGCGATCCAGGAGATCGTGAGGCAGATCCGCCTGCGCGACCTGGGCGGGCTCCTCGTCGTGGACTTCATCGACATGGAAGAGGAGGAGCACCGGCAGGAGCTCGTCACGGCTCTCGAGACCGAGCTGAAGAAGGACCGCTCGAAGAACCGGATGCTCCCCGTTTCCGAGTTCGGGCTCGTGGAGATCACCCGCAAGAGGCAGCGGCAGAGCCTCGAGCGGGCCCTCACGATGCCCTGCCCCTACTGCTCGGGCTCGGGCCGCATCAAGAGCATCCCGACGATCCTCCTCGAGATCCGCCGCGAGATCCTCAAGCGCACCGCGTCGGGCGAGGGGCACGCCCTCTTCCTCCGCGTCCACCCCGAGATCTCGCGTGCCCTCTCCTCCGACGAGCGCCACCTCATCGAGGACCTCCAGGAGCACGTCGGGATGCCGATCCACGTCCAGGTGGACGAGCACCTGCACCACGAGGGGTACGACGTCGTCGTGGAGGCGTGACCCGGATCACCCGGGTGCCGCCGGGGCACTCCTGTCCCCGGCGCACTCGGATGGAACCAGTCCCGAATCTGGCCGAAATGGCACCGGAGGGGTTGGCACGCCCCCTGCATTAAGAAGGGTGGCGCACACTCCAGCCTCTCCTCCAAGCCGCTCCGATGGGCGGCTCTTTTTATTGGGAGAATGGGCCCGTGGCCCACGCCACGGCGCGCTCCGGTTACCGGGACCTCGTCGAGCGGCTGAACCGCTTTCCGCAGGGCGCGCCCCCGTCGGACCTCCTCTACAGGATCCTCGCCCTCCTCTTCACGGAGCGTGAAGCCGGGCTCGTCGCGCTGCTCCCCGTGAAGCCGTTCACGCTCGCGACCGCCTCCAGGGCCTGGAAGACGTCCCCCGCCGAGACCCGGAGGACCCTCGACGCCCTGGCCGCGCGGGCCCTCCTCCTGGATGCCGAGCGCGACGGCGAGACGCGATGGGTCCTCCCGCCGCCGATGGCCGGCTTCTTCGAGTTCTCGATGATGCGGGTCCGCGACGACGTGGACCAGAAAACCCTCGCTCGGCTCTTCTACGAGTACCTCAACGTCGAGGAGGACTTCGTCCGCGAGCTCTTCGCCCGCGGCGAGACGCAGCTCGGGCGCGTCTTCGTGAACGAGGACGCCGTCGCCGACGACGACGTCCTGCAGGTCCTCGACTGGGAGAGGGCGAGCGCCGTGGCGCGGACGGCCCGCCACGCGGCGGTCGGCGTCTGCTACTGCCGGCACAAGATGTCCCACGTCGGCCGGGCCTGCGGGGCCCCGCTCGAGATCTGCCTCACGTTCGGGACGACCGCCGACTCCCTCTCCCGCCACGGATTCGCCCGCCGGATCGACGCCGCCGAGGCGCTCGACCTCCTCGCCGAGGCGCGCGCGCGCGGCCTCGTCCAGTTCGGCGAGAACGTGCGGGAAACCGTCGCTTTCGTCTGCAACTGCTGCGGGTGCTGCTGCGAGGCGCTCCTGGCCCAGAAGCGCTTCGGGGCCTGCCGGCCCGTCCACACGACCGGCTTCCTTCCCGAGGTCGACGCCGGGCGGTGCAACGGCTGCGGGGCCTGCGCGAAGTCCTGTCCCGTCGAGGCGATGTCGCTGCGCCCCGCGGCGGACCCGGGCGTCCCCGGACGCCGGGTCGCGAACCTCGCGGCAGAGGCGTGCCTCGGCTGCGGCGTCTGCGTCCAGGCCTGCCGGCGGGATGCGCTCCGTCTCGTGAGGCGGGAGGAACGCGTGATTCCCCCGCGCGACACGGCGCGGCGCGTCGTGAGGATGGCGCTCGAGCGGGGGCACCTCGCGGACCTCGTCTTCGACGACCGGGCCCTGGCGAGCCACAGGATCCTCGGAACGCTCCTCGGCGCCATCCTCCGCCTCCCCCCGGTGGAGCGGGCGCTCGCCCGGGAGCAGGTGAAGTCGGTCTACCTCGAGAAGATCTTCGAGGCCTGGGAGCGGCGGCCAGGGCACCGGGCGTAGGAGCAGACCTTCGCCCGGCTCTTCGAAGCCGTGCCGCCCCCGACGCGCTGCTAGACTCCGCCTCTTTCAGGAACAGACCGACGCCGCCGCGCACCGCGCGCCGGCCTCTTCGAGGAGGCTCCATGCCGCGTTTCACGAAGATCGCCGCAGCGCTCGCCGCACTCACCCTCGCCCTTCCGGCCGGCGCCGCCGACCCCGCGAAAGCGAGGAAGAAGCTCGACAAGGAAGGTCTCGCCTTCACCGCCGAGAAGTTCCTCTGGGAGGTGCACACCGAGGACGTGAAGATGGTCTCGCTCTTCCTCGAGGCCGGCATGTCCGCGGATACGGCCGACGACAAGGGAGTCACCGCCCTTCACCGCGCCGCCGGGAACGCCGAGGGGAAGGTCCTCGCGCTCCTCCTGAAGGCGGGCGCGAACCCGAACGCCGCTTCCGGGGACGGTGACACGCCCCTCTGCGAGGCCGCCGACGAGCCCGCTGCGAAGAACGTCGCCGCCCTCCTCGCGGCGGGGGCCGATCCGAAGGCGGTCTGCTCGTGGGGGAAGACGGCTCTCCACGTGGCCGCCGGAGAAGGCGACGGCGAGATCACGTCGGCCCTGATCGCCGCGGGCGCGCCGCTGGAGGCTCGCGACCAGTACCAGCAGACCGCGCTCTACTTCGGTCTGAAGGCCGGGAAGACCGCGGCCCTCGAGGCCCTCGTCGCGGCCGGCGCCGACGTGAACGCGAAGTTCAAGAACGGCCGGACGCCCCTCCACGAGGCGACCGAGTGGGACAACCCGGCCGCCGCCCGGATCCTCCTCGAGGCCGGGGCGAAGGTCGACGCGAAGGACTCCCAGCGCCAGACGCCGCTTTACCTCGCCGCCGCCTTCGACCGCGTGAAGATGGTTCCGGTCCTCCTCCAGTACGGGGCCGACCCGGCTCAGAAGACTCCCGACGGGAAGTCCCTCGTCCAGCTCGCGAAGACGAACACGTCGCCGAACGTCGTTCCGCTTCTCGAGGGAGCGAAGAAGGTCGAGGTGGCGACGAAGCCGACGATCGCGCCGAAGGGGAGCGCGGCCACTCCCGGGGCCGCTCCGGGCGCGTCCCCCACGGCGTCGTCCGACCCGAAGGGCGACCTGAAGAAGATGGGCCTCGCCTTCGACGCGAAGACCTTCTTCAGCCGTGTCGACGGTGGCGACACGAGAGCGATCGCGCTCTTTCTCGCCGCCGGCTTCGACCCGGCCACGAAGGACGACCGAGGCCGGACCGCCCTCTGGCTCGCGGTCTCGCAGAAGAACGGCGATTCCCTGAAGGCCCTCATCGCCGGAGGCGCGAGGCCCGACGCGAAGAACGCCCCGGCGATGGAGTACGGAGCGACGATCGTCGCCGAGGCGATCAACGCCAACGACGCCGGGATCGTCCGGATGCTCGTCGATGCCGGCGCCGACGTGAAGAAGGGGAACGACTACGGCATGACGCCGCTGCACGAGGCCGCGCGCCAGGGACAGCTCGAGGTGACCGAGATCCTCCTGAAGGCCGGAGCAGACCCCAACTCGGCCCCGAGCGGCGCGCCGGTCCTCCACGGGCCCGTCATGGAGAACCACGTCGACGTCGTGAAGCTCCTCCTGCGGTCGGGCGCGAAGGTCGAGAAGTTCCGCAAGCTCCTCCTCGACACCGCGAAGACCCCGGAGATGAAGGAGCTGATCCGGAAGGCCCGGTAGAGCCCTTCCAGATGCCCCGCAAGGCCCGGGTCGCAATCCCGGAGACGAAGGCGCTTCGTGCCAGATGGCCCGGGGGCTACGGCGCCAGCAGCCCTACCCCTTCCTTCGCCGCCTTCTCCCGGAACTGGGCCACGTCCTTCGCGTAGAAGGCGTCGAGCTCGGCGAGGTACTTCGCCAGGCGCGCCTCGGCCTGGCGAAGCCTCTCGAGCTGTGTCGGGCTCGGAGGCGCCCACGACGAGGCCACGTTGCCGGCCGCCGACTGGAGCTCCTGTGCCACGCGGTTGCGCGCGGAGATCCCCGCAGCTTCCGGCGGGCTCCAGAGGAGGTTCTCCCTCTCCGTCAACGCCTTCTTCAGGGCGTCCGCTTCCTTCGCCAGCGGCGTCTCGTTCGCCTTCCGCCGCTCGGCCGGGTCGCGCAGCGTCTCGGTCCTGCGCCGCAGTCTTTCCTCCACGACGGACACGTCGTCGCGCGTCCGGCGGATCCGGATCGCCGCCTCCGCCGCCTTCTCCTGCATCCCGCCCGCCCGCTCGATCGTCGCCCACCGGCGCACCCAGTCGGCCGCGGTGTTCTTCGACCGCGGGTCCGGAAGGACCGTCACTTTCGCGCTTGAGGTCGTGTCCTTGAACGTCAGCGTCAGCGTGTACTCCCCCGGAGGAACCTCCGGGCCCGACGCCTGCCACTCCGGGAGCGGACCTGCGTCGGGCGCGCGGGGAAAGCGGCGCCAGGCGTCGCGCCCGAGGTCCCACGCCACGCGGCTCAGACCCTGCCTCGCCG
The Holophagales bacterium genome window above contains:
- a CDS encoding Rne/Rng family ribonuclease, whose translation is MQKELLISANDRETRVAVLEDGRVAEVQIERRRQRGVVGNIYKGRVTRVLPGMQSAFVDIGLEKDAFLYVADVGEEVEDFDRFGGMEENGAEAESDESAPAAPAQVEAEPPARAPLPSIDELLREGQELVVQVTKDQIAHKGVRITTHVTLPGRTLVYMPSIDHVGVSRRIENEEERVRLRDILTSLRKGPGGFIVRTAGEGRAADEFAADKRYLARLWEQIRKRAERSGAPALLHRDLDLTLRAARDIFAQEFSVLWVDDDEEYRRIVEFLDQVQPNLVAKVKLYRKSSPLFEELGVEQEIENALKSKVWLKSGGYIVINQTEALVAIDVNTGKYIGKKRLEDTVLRTNMEAIQEIVRQIRLRDLGGLLVVDFIDMEEEEHRQELVTALETELKKDRSKNRMLPVSEFGLVEITRKRQRQSLERALTMPCPYCSGSGRIKSIPTILLEIRREILKRTASGEGHALFLRVHPEISRALSSDERHLIEDLQEHVGMPIHVQVDEHLHHEGYDVVVEA
- a CDS encoding 4Fe-4S dicluster domain-containing protein, translating into MAHATARSGYRDLVERLNRFPQGAPPSDLLYRILALLFTEREAGLVALLPVKPFTLATASRAWKTSPAETRRTLDALAARALLLDAERDGETRWVLPPPMAGFFEFSMMRVRDDVDQKTLARLFYEYLNVEEDFVRELFARGETQLGRVFVNEDAVADDDVLQVLDWERASAVARTARHAAVGVCYCRHKMSHVGRACGAPLEICLTFGTTADSLSRHGFARRIDAAEALDLLAEARARGLVQFGENVRETVAFVCNCCGCCCEALLAQKRFGACRPVHTTGFLPEVDAGRCNGCGACAKSCPVEAMSLRPAADPGVPGRRVANLAAEACLGCGVCVQACRRDALRLVRREERVIPPRDTARRVVRMALERGHLADLVFDDRALASHRILGTLLGAILRLPPVERALAREQVKSVYLEKIFEAWERRPGHRA
- a CDS encoding ankyrin repeat domain-containing protein gives rise to the protein MPRFTKIAAALAALTLALPAGAADPAKARKKLDKEGLAFTAEKFLWEVHTEDVKMVSLFLEAGMSADTADDKGVTALHRAAGNAEGKVLALLLKAGANPNAASGDGDTPLCEAADEPAAKNVAALLAAGADPKAVCSWGKTALHVAAGEGDGEITSALIAAGAPLEARDQYQQTALYFGLKAGKTAALEALVAAGADVNAKFKNGRTPLHEATEWDNPAAARILLEAGAKVDAKDSQRQTPLYLAAAFDRVKMVPVLLQYGADPAQKTPDGKSLVQLAKTNTSPNVVPLLEGAKKVEVATKPTIAPKGSAATPGAAPGASPTASSDPKGDLKKMGLAFDAKTFFSRVDGGDTRAIALFLAAGFDPATKDDRGRTALWLAVSQKNGDSLKALIAGGARPDAKNAPAMEYGATIVAEAINANDAGIVRMLVDAGADVKKGNDYGMTPLHEAARQGQLEVTEILLKAGADPNSAPSGAPVLHGPVMENHVDVVKLLLRSGAKVEKFRKLLLDTAKTPEMKELIRKAR